In Saccharothrix syringae, the following are encoded in one genomic region:
- a CDS encoding ABC transporter ATP-binding protein has translation MMNPVIDVAGLRCRYGDFEAVRGVDFEVAEGELFALLGTNGAGKTTTMETLEGLRRPTSGTVRVLGADPWRRRAELRARTGVMLQDSGFPADLTAGEMVALWSATSGRRATEDVLERLDLAHRRDVRVKQLSGGERRRLDLALAVLGRPELLFLDEPTTGLDPESRQRTWEVVRGLLAEGTTVVLTTHYLEEAESLAHRLAILHEGVVAVSGTVEEVLAAQPARISFDLPASLDVDALPLLAGDVVHRPPGRVEVRTAELQDDLALLLAWAGRAGLRLGRIRAHHASLEDVFRAARTGVAA, from the coding sequence ATGATGAACCCGGTGATCGACGTGGCGGGCCTGAGGTGCCGCTACGGGGACTTCGAAGCCGTGCGAGGGGTGGACTTCGAGGTGGCCGAGGGCGAGCTGTTCGCCCTGCTGGGCACCAACGGCGCGGGCAAGACCACGACCATGGAGACGCTGGAGGGGCTGCGCAGGCCGACCTCGGGCACCGTGCGGGTGCTGGGCGCGGACCCGTGGCGCCGGCGGGCGGAGCTGCGCGCGCGGACCGGGGTCATGCTCCAGGACAGCGGCTTCCCCGCAGACCTGACCGCGGGGGAGATGGTGGCGCTGTGGAGCGCGACCAGCGGCAGGCGCGCGACCGAGGACGTGCTGGAGCGCCTGGACCTGGCGCACCGCCGCGACGTGCGGGTCAAGCAGCTCTCCGGTGGCGAGCGCCGCCGGCTCGACCTGGCCCTGGCCGTGCTGGGCCGGCCCGAGCTGCTGTTCCTGGACGAGCCGACCACCGGCCTGGACCCGGAGTCGCGGCAGCGCACGTGGGAGGTGGTGCGCGGGCTGCTCGCCGAGGGCACGACCGTCGTGCTGACCACGCACTACCTGGAGGAGGCCGAGTCGCTGGCCCACCGGCTGGCGATCCTGCACGAGGGGGTGGTGGCGGTGTCCGGGACCGTGGAGGAGGTGCTGGCCGCGCAGCCGGCGCGGATCTCGTTCGACCTGCCCGCGTCGCTCGACGTGGACGCGCTGCCCCTGCTGGCGGGCGACGTCGTGCACCGGCCGCCGGGGCGGGTGGAGGTGCGCACGGCGGAGCTGCAGGACGACCTGGCGCTGCTGCTGGCCTGGGCGGGTCGGGCCGGGTTGAGGTTGGGGCGCATCCGCGCGCACCACGCGTCCCTGGAGGACGTCTTCCGCGCCGCGCGGACGGGGGTGGCCGCGTGA
- a CDS encoding ABC transporter permease, with product MITALGVAELKLLLRNRTAASLAVLMPLLMGVYVAVVQGPPDDGWSVVIALQVVFTLGFGVYVTSTTALTARRQDLYLKRLRTGAASDAVVLTGILLPVVLLAVVQTVLLVGVSLVAGAPLPARPELLVLAVVGGAAVTCAAGVCTSGLTGTAELAQITTAPFFLALLVGVLPALGEDADSRFMLLPGGGLGVLVRSAWDGATGQVGLAVLSVAAWTVAGVVLATRVFRWDPRG from the coding sequence GTGATCACCGCCCTGGGCGTGGCCGAGCTGAAGCTGTTGCTGCGCAACCGCACCGCCGCCTCACTGGCCGTGCTGATGCCGCTGCTGATGGGCGTGTACGTCGCGGTGGTGCAGGGACCGCCGGACGACGGCTGGTCCGTGGTGATCGCCCTCCAGGTGGTGTTCACCCTGGGCTTCGGCGTCTACGTGACCTCCACGACGGCCCTGACCGCCCGCCGCCAGGACCTGTACCTGAAGCGGCTGCGCACGGGTGCCGCGTCGGACGCGGTGGTGCTGACCGGCATTCTGCTGCCGGTCGTGCTGCTGGCGGTGGTGCAGACGGTGCTGCTGGTCGGTGTCAGCCTCGTGGCCGGCGCCCCGCTGCCCGCCCGACCCGAGCTGCTGGTGCTGGCCGTCGTCGGCGGTGCGGCCGTGACCTGCGCCGCGGGGGTGTGCACCAGCGGTCTCACGGGTACCGCGGAACTGGCCCAGATCACCACGGCGCCGTTCTTCCTGGCGTTGCTGGTGGGCGTGCTGCCGGCGCTGGGGGAGGACGCGGATTCCCGGTTCATGCTGCTGCCGGGTGGTGGGCTGGGGGTGCTGGTGCGCTCGGCCTGGGACGGGGCGACCGGGCAGGTGGGGTTGGCGGTGCTGTCGGTGGCGGCCTGGACCGTGGCCGGTGTGGTGCTGGCGACGCGGGTGTTCCGGTGGGATCCGCGCGGTTAG
- a CDS encoding UDP-glucose dehydrogenase family protein, with protein MARIGVIGAGYVGLTTAACFARLGHEVVCADVDAARVEALSRAEVVAHEPGLPELVAEGVRAGRLRFVLGNPEALGDADFVFLCVPTPTGADGAADLAAVHAVLAQARDAVRPGCVLVLKSTVPPGTTERVAELVGRDDVEVVSNPEFLREGHAVDDFLRPQRVVVGAPGSGSGSRSGSRSGSGSRSGSASRSGSGEDAARRVVALYEGTGAPTLITDSASAELVKYASNCFLAMKLSYVNSLAELCERVGADIADVTEGMSLDDRIGAAFLEPGPGWGGSCFPKDTRALLSAAEEARVDFPLLRATIGTNGHQARRVVDMVRDAVGPLRGARLGLLGLTFKAGTDDLRDSPALAVAELLAEEGAHLVGYDPCVHRDCGPVRVLGSAEAAAAGADGLVVLTEWPEFAELDWPALAGAMNRPVIVDTRNLLPVDKVVEAGFRLVGIGRGATAA; from the coding sequence GTGGCCAGGATCGGCGTCATCGGCGCGGGCTATGTCGGGTTGACCACGGCGGCGTGCTTCGCGCGCCTCGGGCACGAGGTGGTGTGCGCGGACGTGGACGCCGCCAGGGTGGAGGCGCTGTCGCGGGCCGAGGTGGTCGCGCACGAGCCGGGGCTGCCCGAGCTGGTCGCGGAGGGCGTGCGGGCCGGGCGCCTGCGGTTCGTGCTGGGCAACCCGGAGGCGCTGGGCGACGCGGACTTCGTGTTCCTGTGCGTGCCCACGCCGACCGGCGCGGACGGCGCGGCCGACCTCGCGGCGGTGCACGCGGTGCTGGCGCAGGCGCGTGACGCGGTCCGGCCGGGGTGCGTGCTGGTGCTCAAGTCGACCGTGCCGCCGGGGACCACCGAGCGGGTGGCCGAGCTGGTCGGCCGCGACGACGTGGAGGTGGTGTCGAACCCGGAGTTCCTGCGCGAGGGGCACGCGGTCGACGACTTCCTGCGGCCGCAGCGCGTCGTGGTCGGCGCCCCCGGCTCGGGTTCGGGCTCGCGGTCGGGCTCGCGGTCCGGGTCGGGCTCGCGGTCGGGCTCGGCCTCGCGGTCCGGCTCCGGCGAGGACGCCGCCCGGCGCGTGGTCGCCCTGTACGAGGGCACGGGCGCCCCGACGCTGATCACCGACAGCGCGAGCGCGGAACTGGTGAAGTACGCCAGCAACTGCTTCCTGGCCATGAAGCTGTCCTACGTCAACAGCCTGGCGGAGCTGTGCGAGCGGGTGGGCGCGGACATCGCGGACGTCACCGAGGGCATGTCCCTGGACGACCGGATCGGCGCGGCGTTCCTGGAACCGGGCCCCGGCTGGGGCGGTTCGTGCTTCCCCAAGGACACCAGGGCGCTGCTGTCGGCCGCGGAGGAGGCGCGGGTCGACTTCCCGCTGCTGCGCGCGACGATCGGCACGAACGGCCACCAGGCGCGGCGCGTGGTGGACATGGTGCGCGACGCGGTGGGCCCGCTGCGCGGCGCCCGCCTGGGCCTGCTGGGGCTGACGTTCAAGGCAGGTACCGACGACCTGCGCGACTCCCCCGCGCTGGCGGTGGCCGAGCTGCTGGCGGAGGAGGGCGCCCACCTGGTCGGCTACGACCCGTGCGTGCACCGGGACTGCGGACCGGTGCGGGTGCTCGGCTCGGCGGAGGCCGCGGCCGCGGGTGCGGACGGGCTGGTGGTGCTGACCGAGTGGCCGGAGTTCGCCGAGCTGGACTGGCCGGCCCTGGCGGGCGCGATGAACCGGCCGGTCATCGTCGACACGCGCAACCTGCTGCCCGTCGACAAGGTGGTGGAGGCGGGCTTCCGCCTGGTCGGCATCGGCCGAGGCGCCACCGCGGCCTGA
- a CDS encoding glycosyltransferase family 9 protein, with translation MRVLVLRALGLGDLLTAVPALRGLRRAHPGAEVVLAAPAWLADVVARIDAVDRLLPTEGLVPIDCEAPDLAVNLHGRGPRSTELLRATRPARLITHGAHVPWVEGQHEVVRWCRLLAQFGIACDPADLRLPPRPANGAVVVHPGASHGARRWPAERFAQVARALGPDVVVTGSPAEEPLVREVARGGRYRTGDLGGLLDLVAGARLVVCGDTGVAHVATAYGTPSVVLFGPVSPAQWGPRSGPHLALWRGRVGDTFADEPDPGLLEIDVDEVLAAARSLTGGGPWPGSASSARAMSG, from the coding sequence GTGAGGGTGCTGGTGCTCCGGGCCCTCGGCCTCGGCGACCTGCTCACCGCCGTGCCCGCGCTGCGCGGCCTGCGCCGCGCCCACCCCGGCGCGGAGGTCGTCCTGGCCGCGCCCGCCTGGCTGGCCGACGTGGTGGCGCGCATCGACGCCGTCGACCGGCTGCTGCCCACCGAGGGGCTGGTGCCGATCGACTGCGAGGCGCCCGACCTGGCGGTGAACCTGCACGGCCGCGGCCCGCGGAGCACCGAACTGCTGCGCGCCACCCGCCCGGCGCGGCTGATCACGCACGGCGCGCACGTGCCGTGGGTGGAGGGGCAGCACGAGGTGGTGCGGTGGTGCCGGCTGCTGGCGCAGTTCGGCATCGCGTGCGACCCCGCCGACCTGCGCCTGCCGCCGCGACCGGCCAACGGCGCGGTCGTCGTGCACCCCGGCGCCAGCCACGGCGCCCGCCGCTGGCCCGCGGAGCGGTTCGCGCAGGTCGCGCGGGCGCTGGGCCCGGACGTCGTGGTGACCGGCAGCCCCGCCGAGGAGCCGCTGGTGCGGGAGGTGGCGCGGGGCGGGCGGTACCGCACGGGCGACCTGGGCGGCCTGCTGGACCTGGTGGCGGGAGCGCGCCTGGTGGTGTGCGGCGACACGGGCGTGGCGCACGTGGCCACCGCTTACGGCACGCCGTCGGTGGTGCTGTTCGGGCCGGTGTCCCCGGCGCAGTGGGGGCCGCGGTCGGGACCGCACCTGGCGCTGTGGCGCGGCCGGGTCGGCGACACGTTCGCCGACGAACCGGACCCGGGCCTGCTGGAGATCGACGTGGACGAGGTGTTGGCAGCCGCACGATCGCTGACGGGAGGTGGACCGTGGCCAGGATCGGCGTCATCGGCGCGGGCTATGTCGGGTTGA
- a CDS encoding glycosyltransferase, which produces MSGVDYAVVIPTVGRASLGVVLDALEHGSGPPPREVIVVDDRPDPGPLPPTHSARVLRSGGRGPAAARNAGWRAACCEWVVFLDDDVVPPEDWKARLVADLEWLGLEVGASQARITVPLPADRRPTDWERNTAGLADARWITADMAYRRAALVHSGGFDERFPRAYREDAELALRVQEHGYRVVTGDRVTTHPVREADFLVSVRQQRGNADDALMRRLLGPGWRGKIGGAPGRLPRHVVTTAAAALTVLCGLLGQRRAALLFGSVWAAMSAEFAVDRIAPGPRTREEVVKMVVTSIAIPPAACLHRLVGEVRHRGVRPAGTTRTFHAPSEQPPVVRR; this is translated from the coding sequence ATGAGCGGCGTCGACTACGCGGTGGTCATCCCGACCGTCGGCCGGGCCAGCCTGGGCGTGGTGCTGGACGCGCTGGAGCACGGCTCGGGCCCGCCGCCGCGCGAGGTGATCGTGGTCGACGACCGGCCCGACCCCGGGCCGCTGCCGCCCACGCACTCCGCGCGCGTGCTGCGCTCGGGCGGTCGCGGCCCGGCCGCCGCGCGCAACGCCGGGTGGCGCGCCGCGTGCTGCGAGTGGGTCGTGTTCCTGGACGACGACGTGGTGCCGCCGGAGGACTGGAAGGCCCGGCTGGTCGCCGACCTGGAGTGGCTGGGCCTGGAGGTCGGCGCGTCGCAGGCGCGCATCACCGTGCCGCTGCCCGCCGACCGCAGGCCGACCGACTGGGAGCGCAACACCGCCGGGCTCGCGGACGCCCGGTGGATCACCGCGGACATGGCCTACCGGCGCGCGGCGCTGGTGCACAGCGGCGGGTTCGACGAGCGCTTCCCGCGCGCCTACCGGGAGGACGCCGAGCTGGCGCTGCGCGTCCAGGAGCACGGGTACCGGGTGGTCACCGGCGACCGCGTGACCACGCACCCGGTGCGGGAGGCCGACTTCCTGGTCAGCGTGCGGCAGCAGCGCGGCAACGCCGACGACGCGCTGATGCGGCGCCTGCTGGGCCCGGGCTGGCGCGGGAAGATCGGCGGCGCGCCCGGCCGGCTGCCCCGGCACGTGGTGACCACGGCGGCCGCCGCGTTGACCGTCCTCTGCGGACTTCTCGGGCAGCGGCGGGCCGCGCTGCTGTTCGGCTCGGTGTGGGCGGCCATGAGCGCGGAGTTCGCCGTCGACCGCATCGCGCCCGGCCCGCGCACGCGCGAGGAGGTGGTCAAGATGGTGGTCACGAGCATCGCCATCCCGCCCGCCGCGTGCCTGCACCGGCTGGTCGGCGAGGTCCGGCACCGCGGCGTGCGGCCGGCGGGCACCACCAGGACGTTCCACGCGCCCAGCGAGCAGCCGCCGGTGGTGCGGCGGTGA
- a CDS encoding carbamoyltransferase family protein has product MRVLGINAIFHDPAAALVVDGEVVAAAEEERFSRRKHGKRPVPFSAWEQPEMAARWCLERAGLTPADLDAVAYSYDPDLVEPSDVPWEDLRTEYARRAPYFLATALPGLDPDIVRFVPHHVAHAASAGLAAPYGGDCAVLVNDGRGECRSHLAGSYRDHRLETLAAQHLPHSLGLLYEDLTEHLGFLRSSDEYKVMALASYAEPRHLDLMREHIYATEDGGFAVMPLDWGTLAKRREPHEDMTQEHAELAASVQVRLEEVLLDLARWLHERTGHKRLTMAGGVALNCVANTRIFAEGPFEEVWVQPAAGDAGTALGAALTVVADAGEPAAAMPGADLGRSWTDDEIREYLDNAKVAYEEPEDVAVAVAEALAADQVVAWFQGRSEYGPRALGRRSLLAHPGRQENLARLNEVKGREQFRPIAPMVLADRAPELFGRGPFPSPYMLFVHDVKPEWRDRIPAVVHVDDTARVQTVDPATEPLMARVISGFEERTGLPVVVNTSLNTAGRPMVDDPRDALECFGSAPVDLLAIGRFVVRR; this is encoded by the coding sequence GTGCGCGTGCTCGGCATCAACGCGATCTTCCACGACCCCGCCGCGGCCCTCGTGGTCGACGGCGAGGTGGTGGCGGCCGCGGAGGAGGAGCGCTTCTCCCGGCGCAAGCACGGCAAGCGCCCGGTGCCGTTCTCGGCCTGGGAGCAGCCGGAGATGGCCGCCCGCTGGTGCCTGGAGCGGGCCGGGCTGACCCCGGCCGACCTGGACGCGGTGGCCTACTCCTACGACCCGGACCTGGTCGAACCGAGCGACGTGCCGTGGGAGGACCTGCGCACCGAGTACGCGCGCCGCGCGCCGTACTTCCTGGCGACCGCGCTGCCCGGCCTGGACCCCGACATCGTGCGGTTCGTGCCGCACCACGTGGCGCACGCCGCGTCGGCGGGCCTGGCCGCGCCGTACGGGGGCGACTGCGCCGTGCTGGTCAACGACGGCCGCGGCGAGTGCCGCTCGCACCTGGCGGGCAGCTACCGCGACCACCGGCTGGAGACGCTGGCCGCCCAGCACCTGCCCCACTCGCTGGGCCTGCTCTACGAGGACCTGACCGAGCACCTGGGCTTCCTGCGCTCCAGCGACGAGTACAAGGTGATGGCGCTCGCCTCCTACGCCGAGCCCAGGCACCTGGACCTCATGCGCGAGCACATCTACGCCACCGAGGACGGCGGGTTCGCCGTGATGCCGCTGGACTGGGGCACCCTGGCCAAGCGGCGCGAACCGCACGAGGACATGACCCAGGAGCACGCCGAGCTGGCCGCGAGCGTGCAGGTGCGGCTGGAGGAGGTCCTGCTCGACCTGGCCCGGTGGCTGCACGAGCGCACCGGGCACAAGCGGCTGACCATGGCCGGCGGCGTGGCGCTGAACTGCGTGGCCAACACGCGGATCTTCGCCGAGGGGCCGTTCGAGGAGGTCTGGGTGCAGCCGGCCGCCGGTGACGCGGGCACCGCGCTGGGCGCCGCGCTGACCGTGGTCGCCGACGCGGGCGAGCCCGCCGCCGCGATGCCGGGCGCCGACCTGGGCCGCTCGTGGACCGACGACGAGATCCGCGAGTACCTGGACAACGCCAAGGTCGCCTACGAGGAGCCGGAGGACGTCGCGGTCGCGGTGGCCGAGGCGCTGGCCGCCGACCAGGTCGTGGCGTGGTTCCAGGGCCGCAGCGAGTACGGGCCGCGCGCGCTGGGCCGCCGCTCCCTGCTCGCCCACCCCGGCCGCCAGGAGAACCTGGCCCGGCTCAACGAGGTCAAGGGCCGCGAGCAGTTCCGGCCGATCGCGCCGATGGTGCTGGCCGACCGGGCGCCCGAGCTGTTCGGGCGCGGGCCGTTCCCCAGCCCCTACATGCTGTTCGTGCACGACGTGAAGCCGGAGTGGCGCGACCGCATCCCGGCCGTGGTGCACGTGGACGACACCGCGCGCGTGCAGACCGTCGACCCGGCGACCGAACCGCTGATGGCCCGGGTGATCAGCGGGTTCGAGGAGCGCACCGGCCTGCCGGTGGTCGTGAACACGAGCCTGAACACCGCCGGGCGGCCCATGGTCGACGACCCGCGCGACGCGCTGGAGTGCTTCGGCTCGGCGCCGGTCGACCTGCTGGCCATCGGCCGGTTCGTGGTGCGGCGATGA
- a CDS encoding UDP-glucuronic acid decarboxylase family protein, producing the protein MGFERAVVTGGAGFLGSHVCEALLARGARVVCVDDFRTGSPANLPDDPRLGVVVADVGKPLDLLGPVDLVMHLACPASPVDYLRMPVETLKTGALGTLHALELAQRKGARVVVASTSEVYGDPLEHPQRETYWGNVNPVGPRSVYDEAKRYGEALTCAFSREHGVNAGIVRIFNTYGSRMRPDDGRMVPTFVRQALAGEPLTVHGDGRQTRSLCHVDDLVRGLLAMAESDELGPVNLGNPEEVTVLEVARKVVGLLGSTSGIEHVDAMTDDPRRRRPDISLARGLLGWQPEIGLDEGLRRSFDRHPVG; encoded by the coding sequence ATGGGCTTCGAAAGAGCGGTGGTGACCGGCGGGGCGGGTTTCCTCGGGTCGCACGTGTGCGAGGCGCTGCTGGCACGCGGCGCGCGGGTCGTGTGCGTGGACGACTTCCGCACCGGCTCGCCCGCCAACCTGCCCGACGACCCCCGGCTGGGCGTGGTCGTCGCGGACGTGGGCAAGCCCCTGGACCTGCTCGGCCCGGTCGACCTGGTCATGCACCTGGCGTGCCCGGCGTCCCCGGTGGACTACCTGCGGATGCCCGTCGAAACGCTCAAGACCGGAGCCCTCGGCACCCTGCACGCGCTGGAGCTCGCCCAGCGCAAGGGCGCCCGCGTCGTGGTGGCCTCCACCAGCGAGGTCTACGGCGACCCGCTGGAGCACCCGCAGCGCGAGACGTACTGGGGCAACGTCAACCCCGTCGGCCCGCGCAGCGTCTATGACGAGGCCAAGCGCTACGGCGAGGCGCTGACGTGCGCGTTCAGCCGTGAGCACGGGGTGAACGCGGGCATCGTGCGCATCTTCAACACCTACGGGTCGCGGATGCGGCCCGACGACGGCCGGATGGTGCCGACCTTCGTCCGCCAGGCCCTGGCGGGCGAGCCGCTGACCGTGCACGGCGACGGGCGGCAGACCCGCTCGCTGTGCCACGTGGACGACCTCGTGCGCGGCCTGCTGGCGATGGCCGAGAGCGACGAGCTGGGCCCGGTGAACCTCGGCAACCCCGAGGAGGTCACCGTGCTGGAGGTCGCGCGCAAGGTCGTCGGGCTGCTGGGCAGCACGTCCGGGATCGAGCACGTCGACGCCATGACCGACGACCCGCGGCGGCGCCGGCCGGACATCTCGCTGGCCCGCGGGCTGCTGGGCTGGCAGCCGGAGATCGGCCTGGACGAGGGCCTGCGGCGATCGTTCGACCGACACCCGGTCGGGTAA
- a CDS encoding winged helix-turn-helix domain-containing protein → MTIAIRLTGPASRAVDGAVAGAERFAEALRSALDLPGADVVIDLPARRAEPVLRVLVDSRRVLLRGRPIELTRLEFDLLHHLVTHPRQVHRRSALMSSVWGGASTVDTRTVDVHVRRLRHKLGEAAGFITTVRGVGYRADSTADVVVERDALAG, encoded by the coding sequence GTGACGATCGCCATCCGGCTGACCGGGCCGGCCTCCCGCGCGGTGGACGGCGCGGTGGCCGGTGCGGAGCGGTTCGCCGAGGCGCTGCGGTCCGCGCTGGACCTGCCCGGGGCGGACGTCGTGATCGACCTGCCCGCCCGCCGGGCCGAACCCGTGCTGCGCGTCCTGGTCGACTCGCGGCGGGTGCTGCTGCGGGGGCGGCCGATCGAGCTGACCAGGCTGGAGTTCGACCTGCTGCACCACCTGGTCACGCACCCGCGGCAGGTGCACCGGCGCTCGGCGCTGATGAGCAGCGTGTGGGGCGGGGCGAGCACCGTGGACACCCGGACGGTGGACGTGCACGTGCGCCGCCTGCGCCACAAGCTCGGCGAGGCCGCGGGGTTCATCACCACCGTGCGCGGGGTGGGGTACCGGGCGGACAGCACGGCGGACGTGGTGGTGGAGCGCGACGCGCTGGCCGGCTAG
- a CDS encoding aldo/keto reductase → MSSMRTITLNNGVTMPQLGFGVFQVSTEDTYAAVAEALRVGYRSVDTAAAYGNEEPVGRAVADSGVPRDEVFVTTKLWNSDQGYDEALRAFDASTAKLGLDRLDLYLIHWPAPGQDRYVDSWRALGKLYADGRVRAIGVSNFHPEHLERVVEATGEVPALNQVELHPWLQQEELREYNRKHGIATEAWSPLARGGELLADPVVTSIADKHGRTPAQVVLRWHVQLGNVVIPKSVTPARIAENLDVFGFELDDEDMGRIAGLDRGVRTGPDPDRFG, encoded by the coding sequence ATGTCCTCCATGAGGACCATCACCCTGAACAACGGCGTGACGATGCCGCAGCTCGGCTTCGGTGTCTTCCAGGTGTCCACTGAGGACACCTACGCCGCCGTCGCCGAGGCCCTGCGGGTCGGGTACCGGAGCGTCGACACCGCCGCGGCCTACGGCAACGAGGAGCCGGTGGGCCGGGCCGTCGCCGACTCGGGCGTGCCGCGCGACGAGGTGTTCGTCACCACCAAGCTGTGGAACTCCGACCAGGGCTACGACGAGGCGCTGCGCGCGTTCGACGCCAGCACGGCCAAGCTGGGGCTGGACCGTTTGGACCTGTACCTCATCCACTGGCCGGCGCCCGGGCAGGACCGCTACGTCGACAGCTGGCGCGCGCTGGGCAAGCTCTACGCCGACGGCCGGGTGCGCGCCATCGGCGTGTCCAACTTCCACCCGGAGCACCTGGAGCGCGTGGTCGAGGCGACCGGCGAGGTGCCGGCGTTGAACCAGGTGGAGCTGCACCCGTGGCTCCAGCAGGAGGAGCTGCGCGAGTACAACCGGAAGCACGGCATCGCCACCGAGGCGTGGAGCCCGCTGGCCCGGGGCGGCGAGCTGCTGGCCGACCCCGTGGTCACGTCCATCGCGGACAAGCACGGCCGCACGCCCGCGCAGGTCGTGCTGCGCTGGCACGTGCAGCTGGGCAACGTGGTCATCCCCAAGTCGGTGACGCCCGCCCGCATCGCGGAGAACCTGGACGTGTTCGGCTTCGAGCTCGACGACGAGGACATGGGCCGCATCGCGGGCCTGGACCGCGGCGTGCGCACCGGCCCGGACCCCGACCGGTTCGGCTGA
- a CDS encoding DUF2087 domain-containing protein, with protein MTPESLVGLLAEPERLRVVAALVLGARTAADVVDTTRLDTRRVENALRRLRAAGLVDADGPGWRVREELFGQAARLGAADRVREDPFVRDGRLVRLPAQRGRRRAVLERVCASFEPGRRYPEREVVAVLGKWCDGGEVDHVTVRRYLVDEGLLDRAGGEYWRSGGPVDVGRG; from the coding sequence GTGACCCCTGAATCTCTCGTCGGGCTGCTGGCGGAACCGGAGCGGTTGCGCGTGGTGGCGGCCCTCGTGCTGGGTGCCCGCACCGCCGCGGACGTCGTTGACACGACCCGGTTGGACACCCGGCGTGTGGAAAACGCGCTGCGCAGGCTGCGTGCGGCCGGTCTGGTGGACGCCGACGGGCCGGGGTGGCGCGTGCGCGAGGAGCTGTTCGGGCAGGCCGCCCGGCTCGGCGCGGCGGACCGGGTGCGCGAGGACCCGTTCGTGCGGGACGGACGGCTCGTCCGGTTGCCCGCGCAGCGCGGGCGCAGGCGGGCCGTGCTGGAGCGGGTGTGCGCCTCGTTCGAACCCGGCAGGCGCTACCCGGAGCGCGAGGTGGTGGCCGTGCTCGGGAAGTGGTGCGACGGCGGCGAGGTCGACCACGTGACCGTGCGCCGGTACCTGGTCGACGAGGGGCTGCTCGACCGGGCCGGCGGCGAGTACTGGCGCTCGGGCGGCCCGGTCGACGTGGGACGGGGCTGA
- a CDS encoding ABC transporter substrate-binding protein — protein MRVRALLAAAVLLATTACTQEQPDAPEQVTLTWWDHFDHSPMADQAVTGLLARYQQEHPEVRVERRALSRDDFRTSLAEATASGAFPDIAAVDAADLPRLADRGVLADLTDRFAGWPLTDRFLGPVRESATHDGRFRGVPLRSTTTALVYDREVFERAGQAGPPTTWEGLRATARALTTGERAGLCFPASGEEATATFLPLLWQAGGDLADLATGGADALAYLDDLVNTDRSAPADVLGWTGADVAARFAEGRCAMALADTGAIPTLNQAGLDWSAAPLPGGEAGAATVLGGETWVVGGSSRHVDQAWALLTWLAETRDNATEFGGGLGALPNRSDTVDDLAWQWDPNLGGFTGQLGTARSRTAYGAKYAEISAVIGGAVADVLGGRREPGEAAGSAGDEVGRLLG, from the coding sequence ATGCGTGTACGAGCACTGCTCGCGGCGGCGGTCCTGCTGGCCACGACGGCCTGCACCCAGGAGCAACCCGACGCGCCCGAACAGGTGACCCTCACCTGGTGGGACCACTTCGACCACTCCCCCATGGCCGACCAGGCCGTGACCGGCCTGCTGGCGCGCTACCAGCAGGAGCACCCGGAGGTGCGCGTCGAGCGCCGGGCCCTGTCCCGCGACGATTTCCGGACCTCCCTCGCCGAGGCGACCGCCTCCGGCGCGTTCCCCGACATCGCCGCGGTCGACGCGGCGGACCTGCCCCGGCTCGCCGACCGGGGCGTGCTGGCCGACCTGACCGACCGGTTCGCCGGGTGGCCGCTGACCGACCGGTTCCTGGGCCCGGTGCGCGAGAGCGCCACCCACGACGGCCGGTTCCGCGGCGTGCCGCTGCGCAGCACCACGACCGCGCTGGTCTACGACCGGGAGGTGTTCGAGCGGGCCGGGCAGGCCGGGCCGCCGACCACGTGGGAGGGGTTGCGCGCCACGGCGCGGGCGCTGACCACCGGCGAGCGGGCGGGGCTGTGCTTCCCCGCCTCGGGCGAGGAGGCGACCGCGACGTTCCTCCCGTTGTTGTGGCAGGCGGGCGGTGACCTCGCGGACCTCGCCACCGGCGGGGCCGACGCCCTCGCCTACCTCGACGACCTGGTCAACACCGACCGCAGCGCGCCCGCCGACGTCCTGGGGTGGACCGGGGCGGACGTGGCGGCGCGGTTCGCCGAGGGGCGGTGCGCCATGGCGCTCGCGGACACCGGCGCGATCCCGACCCTCAACCAGGCCGGGCTGGACTGGTCGGCCGCGCCGCTGCCCGGTGGCGAGGCCGGTGCGGCGACGGTGCTGGGCGGGGAGACCTGGGTGGTCGGCGGGAGCAGCAGGCACGTGGACCAGGCGTGGGCGTTGCTGACGTGGCTGGCCGAGACGCGGGACAACGCCACCGAGTTCGGCGGTGGGCTGGGCGCGCTGCCCAACCGCTCCGACACGGTCGACGACCTGGCCTGGCAGTGGGACCCGAACCTGGGCGGGTTCACCGGTCAGCTGGGCACCGCCCGCAGCCGCACGGCCTACGGGGCGAAGTACGCGGAGATCTCGGCGGTGATCGGCGGGGCGGTGGCCGACGTGCTGGGCGGGAGGCGGGAACCTGGCGAGGCGGCCGGGAGCGCCGGGGACGAGGTCGGGCGGTTGCTGGGGTAG